One genomic region from Gadus morhua chromosome 9, gadMor3.0, whole genome shotgun sequence encodes:
- the usb1 gene encoding U6 snRNA phosphodiesterase 1 isoform X1 yields the protein MLVGYSSSSDEEVENPSELTDSTGKRRTVSSSVSFEEDCYDRAENKKMRIEQQAPKTRLPVPGCLLAMFPEEEEPDNDTSLHDGRIRSFKHERGNWATYVYFPYPPDEDFMELLEELLEVAGARGVLLTQQREFHLSVSQTVVLKHHWIQPFTESLKGSLTSCKRFVCSAGSLRVYSNAERTRTFLGMEVSAGHAQLAEIMKMVDKTMIEFRLDTFYKDPSFHVSLAWCVGDFTAQLKECLKELQGLVDHHEEGAFLLTLDCQELRCRAGNKTFSFPLQS from the exons ATGCTGGTTGGCTATAGTAGTAGCTCCGACGAGGAAGTTGAGAATCCAAGTGAATTAACAGATTCGACTGGTAAACGCAGAACAGTGTCCTCTTCAGTGTCCTTTGAAGAGGATTGCTATGATCGAGCTGAGAATAAAAAAATGAGAATCGAACAGCAGGCGCCGAAAACAAG ACTGCCTGTCCCCGGATGTCTGTTGGCCATGTttccagaggaagaggagccagATAATGACACGTCCCTTCATGATGGACGTATCCGTTCCTTTAAGCACGAGAGAGGAAATTGGGCAACCTATGTATATTTTCCAT ACCCCCCAGACGAGGACTtcatggagctgctggaggagctgctggaggtggcGGGAGCTCGCGGTGTGCTGCTGACCCAGCAGAGGGAGTTCCATCTCAGCGTGTCTCAGACAGTGGTGCTGAAGCACCATTggatccagcccttcacagagAGCCTTAAGGGCAGCCTGACCAGCTGCAaaag GTTTGTTTGCTCTGCAGGATCGCTCAGGGTCTACAGTAACGCTGAGAGAACCAG GACGTTTTTGGGAATGGAAGTGTCTGCTGGACATGCTCAGTTGGCAGAGATTATGAAAATGGTGGACAAAACTATGATAGAATTTCGCCTTGACACATTCTATAAG GATCCCTCGTTTCACGTGAGTCTAGCCTGGTGCGTCGGGGACTTCACAGCCCAGCTGAAAGAATGCCTTAAGGAATTACAG GGTCTGGTTGACCACCATGAGGAGGGGGCGTTCCTGCTGACGTTGGACTGTCAGGAGCTGCGCTGCAGGGCAGGAAACAAGACCTTTAGCTTTCCTCTGCAGTCCTGA
- the znf319b gene encoding zinc finger protein 319: MTEAWQQHTVAPPPVVHAIPPGAENALGCAVYGIVLQPDPPALQHGQHSQQHGGHGGGQHSQQQHPAQAQQPTLQVGNEGGHKCGACGHDISHLANPHEHQCMVSQDRSFQCTQCMKIFHQATDLLEHQCVQVEQKPFVCGVCKMGFSLLTSLAQHHTSHNSTNPMKCSICEKTYRPGTSGNPTPTTSGTSHHNHGSRASASSSSSILPFPSARDRPYKCSVCQKGFKHLSELTRHERVHTGEKPFKCDTCDKAFSQSSHLAHHQRTHSNERPFKCAVCEKSFKHRSHLVRHMYAHSGEHLFKCNLCELHFKESSELLHHPCHPQGARPFRCATCGKGFKRPSDLRQHERAHSEERPFHCDECQMSFKQQYALVRHRRTHKDPGVRPFKCNLCDKGFMQPSHLLYHQHVHGMDNLFKCASCQKEFSQSGELLRHKCGEPSSASPDKPYKCDVCGKGYKKSSTLQRHQNSHCQEKPLKCSLCDRRFLSSSDFVQHRCDPSREKPLKCPECERRFKYVSDLNRHRRIHTGEKPYKCANCNKGFKQREHMVKHQATHSREGQFKCVWCGERYSDLGSLQDHTVQHTAEGGGYPVPSCI, translated from the coding sequence ATGACCGAGGCCTGGCAGCAACATACTGTTGCTCCCCCTCCAGTCGTCCATGCCATCCCCCCGGGCGCAGAGAACGCTCTGGGCTGTGCCGTGTACGGTATCGTTCTCCAGCCCGACCCTCCGGCTCTGCAGCATGGCCAGCACAGCCAGCAGCACGGTGGGCACGGAGGAGGACAgcacagccagcagcagcacccggCCCAGGCCCAGCAACCCACCCTGCAGGTAGGCAACGAAGGAGGCCACAAGTGTGGCGCCTGTGGGCACGATATCTCCCACCTCGCTAACCCACACGAGCACCAATGCATGGTCAGTCAAGACCGGTCGTTCCAGTGCACCCAATGCATGAAGATCTTCCACCAGGCCACAGACCTGCTGGAGCACCAATGTGTGCAGGTGGAGCAGAAGCCCTTTGTGTGTGGCGTCTGCAAGATGGGCTTCTCTCTGCTGACCTCCCTGGCCCAGCACCACACCTCCCATAACAGCACCAACCCCATGAAGTGCTCCATCTGCGAGAAGACCTACCGGCCCGGTACCTCCGGCAACCCCACGCCTACCACCTCAGGAACCTCCCATCACAACCACGGTAGCAGGGCGTCCGCCAGCAGCAGTTCGTCCATCCTGCCGTTCCCCTCGGCCCGGGACAGGCCGTACAAGTGCTCCGTCTGCCAGAAGGGCTTCAAGCATCTGTCGGAGCTCACCCGCCACGAGCGCGTGCACACGGGCGAGAAGCCCTTCAAGTGTGACACGTGCGACAAGGCCTTCAGCCAGTCGTCGCACCTGGCCCACCACCAGCGCACGCACAGCAACGAGCGGCCCTTCAAGTGCGCCGTGTGCGAGAAGAGCTTCAAGCACCGCTCCCACCTCGTGCGCCACATGTACGCCCACTCCGGGGAGCACCTGTTCAAGTGCAACCTGTGCGAGCTGCACTTTAAGGAGTCGTCGGAGCTGCTCCACCACCCCTGCCACCCGCAAGGCGCCCGCCCCTTCCGCTGCGCCACCTGCGGCAAGGGCTTCAAGCGCCCGTCCGACCTGCGGCAGCATGAGCGCGCACACTCGGAGGAGCGGCCGTTCCACTGCGACGAGTGCCAGATGAGCTTCAAGCAGCAGTACGCGTTGGTCCGCCACCGGCGCACCCACAAGGACCCCGGCGTCCGGCCCTTCAAGTGCAACCTGTGCGACAAGGGCTTCATGCAGCCCTCCCACCTGCTCTACCACCAGCACGTGCACGGCATGGACAACCTGTTCAAGTGCGCCTCCTGCCAGAAGGAGTTCAGCCAGTCGGGAGAGCTGCTCCGGCACAAGTGCGGCGAGCCTTCGTCGGCCTCCCCGGacaagccctacaagtgtgacgtGTGCGGGAAGGGCTACAAGAAGAGCTCGACGCTGCAGCGCCACCAGAACTCCCACTGCCAGGAGAAGCCCCTGAAGTGCTCCCTCTGCGACCGCCGCTTCCTCTCCTCGTCTGACTTCGTGCAGCACCGCTGCGACCCGTCGCGCGAGAAGCCCCTCAAGTGTCCGGAGTGCGAGCGGCGCTTCAAGTACGTGTCCGACCTGAACCGCCACCGCCGCatccacaccggggagaagccctacaagtgtgccAACTGCAACAAGGGATTTAAGCAGCGGGAGCACATGGTCAAGCACCAGGCCACGCACTCCCGCGAGGGCCagttcaagtgtgtgtggtgcggAGAACGTTACAGTGACCTGGGCTCCCTGCAGGATCACACAGTCCAGCATACCGCGGAGGGCGGCGGCTACCCGGTGCCCTCTTGCATTTAG
- the csnk2a2b gene encoding casein kinase II subunit alpha', protein MPGPAAGSKSRVYADVNTLKSREYWDYEAHVPSWSNQEDYQLVRKLGRGKYSEVFEAINITNNEKVVVKILKPVKKKKIKREIKILENLRGGTNIIRLVDTVKDPVSRTPALVFECINNTDFKELYQKLTDFDIRFYMYELLKALDCCHSMGIMHRDVKPHNVMIDHQMRKLRLIDWGLAEFYHPAQEYNVRVASRYFKGPELLVDYQMYDYSLDMWSLGCMLASMIFQKEPFFHGQDNYDQLVRIAKVLGTDELFSYLRKYHIELDPRFKDLLGQQNKKHWQQFVQTENQHLVSPEALDLLDKLLRYDHQQRLTATEAMDHPYFYPVVKERSLSNSDNNIVSTGNTTAR, encoded by the exons ATGCCGGGTCCAGCAGCTGGCAGTAAGTCCCGTGTTTACGCAGATGTTAACACACTAAAGAGCCGGGAATACTGGGACTATGAAGCTCACGTGCCAAGTTGGAG CAACCAGGAAGACTACCAGCTGGTGAGGAAACTGGGCCGAGGGAAATACAGTGAGGTGTTTGAGGCAATCAACATCACTAACAACGAAAAGGTGGTTGTCAAGATCCTCAAG CccgtgaagaagaagaagattaaGCGGGAGATAAAGATCCTGGAGAACCTGCGAGGGGGGACCAACATCATCCGCCTGGTGGACACGGTCAAGGACCCTGTg TCCCGAACTCCGGCTCTCGTCTTCGAGTGCATCAATAACACAGATTTCAAG GAATTGTACCAGAAGTTGACAGATTTTGATATTCGTTTCTACATGTATGAACTGCTGAAG gcACTGGACTGCTGCCACAGTATGGGTATAATGCACCGAGACGTTAAGCCACACAATGTCATGATCGACCACCAAATGAGAAAG CTGCGCCTTATAGACTGGGGTTTGGCTGAGTTCTATCACCCAGCTCAGGAGTACAACGTCCGGGTGGCGTCGAGGTATTTCAAAGGCCCAGAGCTGTTGGTGGACTACCAG ATGTATGACTACAGCCTTGATATGTGGAGCTTGGGGTGTATGCTGGCCAGTATGATCTTTCAGAAGGAACCCTTCTTCCATGGACAAGACAACTACgaccag CTGGTGCGTATCGCCAAAGTCCTGGGCACAGACGAGCTGTTCAGCTACCTGCGGAAGTACCACATCGAACTGGACCCGCGTTTCAAAGACCTGCTCGGACA ACAGAACAAGAAGCACTGGCAGCAGTTTGTGCAGACGGAGAACCAGCACCTGGTGAGTCCCGAGGCGCTGGACCTGCTGGACAAGCTGCTGCGCTACGACCACCAGCAGCGGCTGACCGCCACCGAGGCCATGGACCACCCCTACTTCT ACCCCGTGGTGAAGGAGCGGTCTCTGTCCAACTCTGACAACAATATTGTTTCCACTGGCAATACTACAGCCCGATGA
- the usb1 gene encoding U6 snRNA phosphodiesterase 1 isoform X2, whose product MFPEEEEPDNDTSLHDGRIRSFKHERGNWATYVYFPYPPDEDFMELLEELLEVAGARGVLLTQQREFHLSVSQTVVLKHHWIQPFTESLKGSLTSCKRFVCSAGSLRVYSNAERTRTFLGMEVSAGHAQLAEIMKMVDKTMIEFRLDTFYKDPSFHVSLAWCVGDFTAQLKECLKELQGLVDHHEEGAFLLTLDCQELRCRAGNKTFSFPLQS is encoded by the exons ATGTttccagaggaagaggagccagATAATGACACGTCCCTTCATGATGGACGTATCCGTTCCTTTAAGCACGAGAGAGGAAATTGGGCAACCTATGTATATTTTCCAT ACCCCCCAGACGAGGACTtcatggagctgctggaggagctgctggaggtggcGGGAGCTCGCGGTGTGCTGCTGACCCAGCAGAGGGAGTTCCATCTCAGCGTGTCTCAGACAGTGGTGCTGAAGCACCATTggatccagcccttcacagagAGCCTTAAGGGCAGCCTGACCAGCTGCAaaag GTTTGTTTGCTCTGCAGGATCGCTCAGGGTCTACAGTAACGCTGAGAGAACCAG GACGTTTTTGGGAATGGAAGTGTCTGCTGGACATGCTCAGTTGGCAGAGATTATGAAAATGGTGGACAAAACTATGATAGAATTTCGCCTTGACACATTCTATAAG GATCCCTCGTTTCACGTGAGTCTAGCCTGGTGCGTCGGGGACTTCACAGCCCAGCTGAAAGAATGCCTTAAGGAATTACAG GGTCTGGTTGACCACCATGAGGAGGGGGCGTTCCTGCTGACGTTGGACTGTCAGGAGCTGCGCTGCAGGGCAGGAAACAAGACCTTTAGCTTTCCTCTGCAGTCCTGA